TGTAATCTTCCAAACAAGCGGAATCCACCTCGCCCACGAGGAGCAGATCAATGAGCCCCGAGTCCTTGCCCTGAGCGTAGTCGTCGAGGATATACACGGCCTGAATCTGGCCCAGGCTTTGCCGGACTTCTTCGATGACCCGGTCAATTCCGAGACTTTTTTTCACAATGGAATGCAGCTCCGGGAAAAACGGATGCCCCGTATTGGCACGAAAGAACAAGGATCGCCCCTGCTTCTCCCGGGTCAGATATCCAGCGTCAGCCAAGCTATCGAGCTCTGTTTTCACTGCATGGGGAGAAACAGAAAATTCCGCAGCCAACTCCCGCAGATAACAGGACACATCGGGATTCAAAAAAAGCTTCAGGAGGAGCTGGATACGCGTCTTGGACGTGAAAAGCTCAGACAACATACTTTTGTGTACAATTTATCTGAACAAAAATCAAGCACAGAAGTAGCAATATCTTCCCCGACCCAGCTTTATTTCTGTAGCCTTCCCTTATAATCGATCCATTGCTAGGCTCAGGCCTCATTAATTGTAAAAATCAGAAAAGTTGGTTAGTTGTGCCCAGGGAGGACGCCATGAGCCAACTTTTCTACCTTTCTGCCGAACAACTGGAGCGTATCAAGCCCTTCTTTCCACGTTCACATGGTATTCCGCGGGTCGATGACCGGAAAGTCATAAGCGGCATCATTTATGTCATCAAACATGGCCTGCACTGGAAAGACGCGCCGCGCGAGTATGGCCCGTACAAGACGCTGTACAACCGCTTTTTGCGCTGGAGCCGGATGGGCATCTTCAACAATATTTTTACCGAATTGGCAAAAACAGCGGGACAGGATGGCCAAGTGATGATCGATGCAACCCACCTCAAGGCGCATCGAACCGCCGCCAGTTTGCTCAAAAAAGGGCTCTTTCCCGCTGCATCGGACGCACAAAGGGCGGGCTGAACTCCAAACTCCATGCCCTTTGCGACGGCCACGGCAGGCCTCTGGCCATGACGCTCACGGCAGGCCAGGTAAGCGACTACAAAGGAGCCACCCTGCTTATGGATGCCATAGATGCTTTGCCTGAGGCCAGGGAGCTGCTGGCGGACCGTGGTTATGACGCCGACTGGTTCCGTGATGCCCTGCGCGCCAGAGGCATTACGCCCTGCATCCCGCCCAGAAGGAGCCGGAAGAGACCCTGCCCGTACGATAAAGATCTGTATAAACAGCGGCACAAGATCGAGATCATGTTTGGCAGGATCAAGGACTGGCGCAGAATTGCCATGCGTTATGACCGCTGCGCGCATACCTTCTTTTCAGCTCTGTGCCTCGCGGCTTCCCTCATTTTCTATCTCATTTAATGAGGCCTGAACCTAGATAGTGTCGTCAAACTATGAATAATATGGCAACACCTCTTCATGTATGACAGGAGGGGCTATGTACGCACATCGACGACACGATATTTCTGACAGAGTTTGGGAAAACATACAGGCGCATCTCCCTGGCAAAAAGGGGAGCGTTGGTCACCCGGCCGGAGACAACAGGCTGTTTATTAACGCGGTGTTCTGGATATTGCGGACGGGAGCGCCATGGCGTGATCTGCCTCCTGACCCTGGGGACTGGAAAAATACCCGTCGCCGGTTTGCCGTTGGCGTGACCGGGGTGTTTGGGAAAAACTCCTTGAGGTGCTCATGGCTGAGCCTGACTATGAGTGGCTGATGATTGATGCGAGCCATTGCAAAGTGCATCCCCATGCTGCCGGAGCGGTTGGCGGCAACCAGGCGATGAGTCGCACAAAAGGGGGCTCAACACCAAAATACATCTGGCCGTGGATGCGCATGGTATGCCGCTCAGAGTTGCTGTTACAGAAGGTACCAGAGCTGATTGCAAGGAAGCGTGCGCATTGATTGACGGCTTGAGCGCGGAGATGCTTTTGGCTGATCGCGGATATGACAGCAATGAACTTACAGACAAGGCTGTTGAGTCCGGCTGCCAGCCCGTCATCCCGCCCAGAAAGAATCGCAGGGAGCAACGCGATTATGACAGAGAACTGTACCGTGTACGGCACCTGGTCGGGAACGCCTTTCTTCACCTCAAGAGATGGCGTGGCATCGCCACGCGTTATGCAAAACGAAGCCTCTCCTTCCTTGCCGCCGTGCAAATCAGGTGTATCTCATTGTGGGCAGAAATAATTTGACGACACTATCTAACTTGGGGTGGTTTACAACTTGGCAAAGCACACTTTTGAAAAGGACGAGAATTTCGCTTCAACCATAGGCACGAAGATATCCACAAGCTTACCGCCAAACTACTCAGGCAAAACCCCACTCTACCAGACATGACCTTCTGTAATCCAGATTCTGCGAGGCAGAACCATTTTCGGGTTGATTTCAAAGACACCAGGGCAACAAATAAGTTTTTTTTGGTTCAAAACAATCTGTTATTGAGCCATAAAAAAATAAATATTAATAAAAACAAACTGATGACAATGAAGGAACGCCTTGTGCATAAAGGTACAAACGACAGATGTCGTCCACACTTGCGACTATCGCTTGTTCGGAAAAAATCCAGAATTGGAGTTACGAGCGTGATTCTGTCTGCCTCGGAAGAATTGAAACTAGACGTCCGGAAGCTCATTTATCCCGGCAAAAATTTACTTCAAAGGGACTGGATAGGGCATACAGGGTCCATTTTTCACTTGTCTGCCAGACGAAGTGAAACACCGCTTGTGCGGCGCCCTCGATCTCCATACAGTAAGACGCTCCTTGTGAAGGGGGAAAAAGAACTGCGGAAGATGCAGGCCGACCCTGGAGGATGGAGATGACGCGCCCGGGCCTGAATGCACTCGGCTTCGAGCTATCTCCACAACGCGAACTGTC
Above is a window of Desulfomicrobium orale DSM 12838 DNA encoding:
- a CDS encoding ArsR family transcriptional regulator yields the protein MAAEFSVSPHAVKTELDSLADAGYLTREKQGRSLFFRANTGHPFFPELHSIVKKSLGIDRVIEEVRQSLGQIQAVYILDDYAQGKDSGLIDLLLVGEVDSACLEDYIRITEEKTRRKLRVLVVTGEEFDESKKMLLQRPYWQVM
- a CDS encoding IS5 family transposase (programmed frameshift), with amino-acid sequence MSQLFYLSAEQLERIKPFFPRSHGIPRVDDRKVISGIIYVIKHGLHWKDAPREYGPYKTLYNRFLRWSRMGIFNNIFTELAKTAGQDGQVMIDATHLKAHRTAASLLKKGLFSRCIGRTKGGLNSKLHALCDGHGRPLAMTLTAGQVSDYKGATLLMDAIDALPEARELLADRGYDADWFRDALRARGITPCIPPRRSRKRPCPYDKDLYKQRHKIEIMFGRIKDWRRIAMRYDRCAHTFFSALCLAASLIFYLI